A genomic segment from Thermotoga neapolitana DSM 4359 encodes:
- the larE gene encoding ATP-dependent sacrificial sulfur transferase LarE, with translation MDKLQRISEAIKSKKKLVVMFSGGVDSTLLAKLAREVLGKNAVALTIDSPVIPRKEIEEAKNLANLIGIRHEFIELNELKSRHLIENPPDRCYLCRKLRDNIVKNWARENGFDVIADGLNFSDLQDYRPGVKASTEDGIWHPFIDFEVTKEEIREYSKKLGLPTWDKPAMACLCSRFPYGFGLNEERVRMVEKAENFLRELGFREVRVRFFPYKTAVVEVGRDEMELLMGKRTDIVLALQKIGFSFVTLDLEGFASGKLNRTIEGMSK, from the coding sequence ATGGATAAACTTCAGAGAATAAGTGAAGCTATTAAAAGCAAGAAAAAACTCGTCGTCATGTTCTCCGGTGGGGTCGACAGCACCCTTTTAGCGAAACTGGCACGTGAAGTGCTGGGAAAAAACGCCGTGGCACTCACGATAGACTCCCCGGTGATTCCAAGAAAAGAGATAGAAGAAGCGAAGAATCTGGCAAATCTCATTGGAATAAGGCATGAATTCATCGAACTGAACGAGCTCAAGAGCAGACACCTCATAGAGAATCCTCCAGACAGGTGTTACCTGTGCAGAAAGCTGAGAGACAACATCGTAAAGAACTGGGCAAGGGAGAATGGTTTCGATGTGATAGCTGATGGGTTGAATTTTTCAGACCTTCAGGATTACAGGCCGGGAGTGAAGGCATCCACGGAAGACGGCATCTGGCATCCCTTCATAGATTTTGAAGTGACGAAGGAAGAGATAAGAGAGTACTCCAAGAAGCTGGGGCTTCCAACTTGGGACAAACCCGCCATGGCCTGTCTGTGTTCGAGGTTTCCTTACGGATTTGGATTGAACGAAGAGCGCGTTCGAATGGTGGAAAAAGCGGAGAACTTTCTCAGAGAACTGGGATTCAGAGAGGTGAGGGTGAGATTTTTCCCGTACAAAACCGCTGTTGTCGAAGTGGGAAGAGATGAGATGGAACTCCTCATGGGCAAAAGAACAGATATTGTATTGGCACTTCAGAAGATCGGTTTTTCTTTTGTGACGCTGGATCTGGAAGGTTTTGCCAGCGGAAAGCTGAACAGGACGATAGAGGGTATGTCAAAGTAA
- the larB gene encoding nickel pincer cofactor biosynthesis protein LarB: MFEDVLRSLASGEITIQEAEEKILSKFFERTNELMLDMERDKRQGFPEIVFALGKTKEQTIAAVEKFLERKGIAFVSGLDEEKKRELKDRFFGYVIKEAGRLVVLKRENTTLEKLNGKVGVITAGTSDVPFAEETSLILEELGVNVQKVYDAGVAGIHRSFYALSKTEDSDLLIVFAGMEGILPSLIASLTDLPVIAVPTPVGYGFGGEGLGALSTMLQTCVPGLVVVNIGNTVGAAAAAVRILRRIRKDG; this comes from the coding sequence ATGTTTGAAGATGTACTGAGATCTCTCGCAAGTGGTGAGATAACCATTCAAGAAGCGGAAGAGAAGATTTTGAGCAAATTTTTTGAAAGAACAAACGAGTTGATGCTCGACATGGAAAGAGACAAAAGGCAGGGATTTCCCGAAATCGTCTTTGCACTGGGGAAAACTAAGGAGCAGACGATAGCCGCTGTGGAGAAGTTTTTAGAGAGAAAGGGAATCGCCTTTGTCTCCGGTCTGGACGAGGAGAAAAAACGGGAGTTGAAAGATAGATTTTTTGGCTACGTGATAAAAGAAGCTGGGAGACTCGTGGTTTTAAAGAGAGAAAATACAACTCTGGAAAAGTTGAACGGAAAAGTTGGAGTGATAACTGCTGGAACTTCTGATGTTCCCTTCGCCGAGGAGACTTCTCTCATACTTGAAGAACTCGGTGTCAACGTTCAGAAGGTTTACGACGCGGGAGTTGCGGGGATACACAGATCCTTTTACGCACTCAGCAAGACAGAAGATTCTGACCTTCTCATAGTCTTTGCCGGAATGGAAGGAATTCTTCCTTCTCTCATAGCTTCTCTCACAGATCTTCCGGTGATAGCCGTTCCCACACCCGTTGGTTATGGATTCGGTGGAGAGGGACTGGGAGCGCTTTCCACGATGCTTCAAACGTGTGTTCCGGGTCTTGTTGTGGTGAACATAGGGAACACCGTTGGAGCCGCAGCGGCCGCCGTGAGAATTTTAAGGAGGATAAGGAAAGATGGATAA
- the larC gene encoding nickel pincer cofactor biosynthesis protein LarC: protein MRILYLDPFSGISGDMFLGLLVDLGVDPEKIKSRLEKLNVEFDLVVKKVNKKGVTATKVDVVFPRKEHHEDHIVSDHDHHHHHGRHLSEIVEVLSRLEDPLKEKAIRMFEALAEAESKIHGLSKEKVHFHEVGAMDAVIEIAGAVVGLELLEVEKVFCGTVNTGSGFVMTEHGRYPVPAPATAELLKGIPIYMDQKVRAELVTPTGAVILKILVDEFRTPILRVEKVGYGAGTMDLEIPNVLRGYLGYIEPSERTGDVLIETNVDDMNPQLFGHLMERLFEAGAKDVFFTPIYMKKNRPAVKVSVLCHESKKDEILKLLFKESTSIGARVFYPEKVEATRTLKTVKTEYGEIPVKIASFDSEIVNISPEYEACKKVAQEKGIPLKEVYRAVYKSVSEVRNDV, encoded by the coding sequence ATGAGGATACTATATCTCGATCCTTTCTCAGGGATATCTGGGGACATGTTCCTTGGCCTTTTGGTCGATCTTGGGGTGGATCCAGAAAAGATAAAATCCCGTCTTGAAAAGCTCAACGTCGAATTCGATCTCGTGGTGAAAAAGGTAAACAAAAAAGGAGTAACCGCCACAAAAGTTGACGTTGTTTTCCCTAGAAAAGAGCACCACGAGGATCACATTGTGTCGGATCATGATCACCACCATCACCATGGAAGACATCTCTCCGAGATCGTTGAAGTACTCAGCAGACTCGAAGATCCTTTGAAAGAGAAAGCGATAAGGATGTTTGAAGCTCTCGCAGAAGCGGAAAGCAAGATCCACGGCCTCTCAAAAGAAAAGGTTCATTTCCACGAAGTTGGGGCCATGGACGCTGTGATAGAGATCGCGGGAGCTGTAGTTGGATTGGAGCTTCTCGAAGTAGAGAAGGTTTTCTGTGGCACTGTCAACACGGGAAGCGGTTTTGTGATGACAGAACACGGCAGATACCCGGTTCCCGCTCCAGCCACCGCTGAGCTGCTGAAAGGCATTCCGATCTATATGGATCAGAAAGTGCGCGCGGAACTGGTCACGCCGACGGGAGCAGTGATCTTGAAGATCCTGGTTGACGAGTTCAGGACACCGATCTTGAGAGTAGAAAAAGTGGGATACGGAGCTGGGACGATGGATCTCGAAATACCGAACGTTTTGAGGGGGTATCTCGGTTACATCGAACCCTCCGAAAGAACCGGAGATGTTCTCATAGAAACGAATGTGGACGATATGAATCCACAGCTGTTCGGTCATCTCATGGAGAGACTGTTTGAAGCGGGGGCAAAGGATGTCTTCTTCACACCCATATACATGAAGAAGAACCGTCCGGCTGTCAAGGTTTCTGTTCTCTGTCACGAGTCGAAAAAAGATGAGATCCTGAAACTGCTCTTCAAAGAAAGCACCAGCATAGGTGCGAGGGTTTTCTATCCCGAAAAGGTAGAAGCGACCCGCACATTGAAGACGGTAAAGACCGAATACGGGGAGATTCCAGTCAAGATAGCGAGTTTCGATTCGGAGATCGTGAACATCTCACCAGAGTACGAGGCTTGCAAGAAGGTTGCACAGGAGAAAGGAATTCCTCTCAAAGAAGTATACAGAGCGGTCTACAAGAGTGTTTCGGAGGTTCGAAACGATGTTTGA
- a CDS encoding M3 family oligoendopeptidase, translating to MRWEEVEPVVRELLDFQISSPEEFRTFINKVTDFFDRVREEHGWLYIKMTVNADKEEFAKAYEEFQKEIVAKLKPYEQKIKEKIVENEHFAPRGYEHMIKVIKNDVELFREENVPLQVKESILSRNYGTIVGNIEVDFEGEKKTLQQLSVYLRDPDRSTRELAWRKRYEGIWEVRDKLNKLFDELKEIRHQQALNAGFSNYRDYMHRLKSRFEYTPEDLYRFHEAVEKEVVPYLVERTKIRQRKLGIESVRPWDTAVDVDGKVLKPFSSVEEFMEKTERALKRLNPTFAERFRLMREKNLLDLENRKGKAPGGYNHTLPKTGAPFIFMNAVGQPGDVRTIFHELGHSMHSFETLSLPVFYRPHRMEVAELASMSLELISMEYWDEFYTDPEDLKKAKIEELEGALYFLPWCMIVDAFQHWIYTNPDHTPKERDEYFAYLMDRFNPGVDWSDLDEEKKTRWLFQLHIFEVPFYYIEYGIAQIGALAIYRNYIEDPEKTLKDYQRFLSVGCSMPVDEVYKTAGIELKFSRDYIREIVDFVAKQIEEIEK from the coding sequence ATGCGCTGGGAAGAGGTTGAACCGGTTGTTCGAGAACTTCTGGATTTTCAGATCAGTTCTCCTGAAGAATTCAGAACCTTCATCAACAAAGTGACGGACTTCTTCGACCGGGTAAGAGAAGAACACGGATGGCTCTACATCAAAATGACTGTGAACGCAGACAAGGAAGAGTTCGCAAAAGCTTACGAGGAGTTCCAAAAAGAGATCGTGGCAAAACTCAAGCCTTACGAACAGAAGATAAAAGAGAAAATCGTAGAAAACGAACACTTCGCTCCGCGTGGTTACGAACACATGATAAAGGTGATCAAAAACGATGTGGAACTGTTCAGAGAGGAAAACGTTCCTCTTCAGGTGAAAGAGAGTATCCTCTCTAGAAACTACGGCACGATCGTGGGAAACATCGAAGTCGATTTCGAAGGAGAGAAAAAGACGCTTCAGCAGCTTTCCGTGTACCTGAGAGATCCCGACAGATCTACGAGGGAACTCGCCTGGAGGAAAAGGTACGAAGGAATCTGGGAAGTACGGGACAAGCTCAACAAACTCTTCGACGAACTCAAAGAAATCAGGCACCAGCAGGCCCTGAACGCGGGTTTTTCCAACTACAGAGATTACATGCACAGACTTAAGAGCAGGTTCGAATACACCCCGGAAGACCTGTACCGTTTCCACGAAGCGGTGGAAAAAGAAGTCGTTCCCTATCTGGTGGAAAGAACAAAAATCAGGCAGAGAAAGCTGGGAATCGAAAGCGTCAGACCCTGGGATACAGCGGTAGATGTGGATGGAAAGGTCTTGAAACCTTTTTCCTCAGTGGAAGAATTCATGGAAAAAACCGAGAGAGCACTCAAAAGGTTGAACCCCACCTTCGCGGAAAGATTTCGCCTCATGAGGGAAAAGAATCTCCTTGACCTTGAAAACAGAAAAGGAAAAGCTCCTGGTGGATACAACCACACGCTTCCAAAGACGGGAGCTCCCTTCATCTTCATGAACGCGGTGGGACAACCGGGGGATGTGAGGACGATCTTTCACGAACTGGGACACTCGATGCACTCGTTTGAAACGCTGAGCCTTCCGGTCTTTTACAGACCGCATAGAATGGAAGTTGCGGAGCTCGCCTCCATGTCGTTGGAACTCATCTCCATGGAATACTGGGACGAGTTCTACACCGACCCCGAGGATCTGAAAAAGGCAAAGATCGAAGAACTCGAAGGTGCACTCTACTTTCTGCCGTGGTGCATGATCGTGGACGCCTTCCAGCACTGGATCTACACCAACCCAGATCACACACCAAAAGAAAGGGACGAGTACTTCGCTTATTTGATGGACAGATTCAACCCGGGAGTGGACTGGAGCGATCTGGACGAAGAAAAGAAAACGAGGTGGCTCTTTCAGCTTCACATCTTCGAAGTACCTTTCTACTACATCGAGTACGGCATAGCACAGATAGGAGCCCTGGCAATTTACAGGAACTACATAGAAGATCCAGAAAAAACACTGAAAGACTATCAGAGATTTTTATCCGTGGGATGTTCGATGCCGGTGGACGAAGTTTATAAAACCGCGGGAATAGAGCTCAAATTCTCGAGGGATTACATAAGAGAGATCGTGGATTTTGTGGCAAAACAGATCGAAGAAATAGAAAAATGA